A stretch of Brassica rapa cultivar Chiifu-401-42 chromosome A08, CAAS_Brap_v3.01, whole genome shotgun sequence DNA encodes these proteins:
- the LOC103834762 gene encoding ADP,ATP carrier protein 3, mitochondrial, protein MNKQRHPSVFQKIRGQTSLISTLSPTVQPRNHSISGAFVNGGLQSLLQSTSHGTSLIPRGSLPVLAQAPTEKSSTGFLIDFLMGGVSAAVSKTAAAPIERVKLLIQNQDEMLRAGRLSEPYKGITDCFTRTVKDEGVLSLWRGNTANVLRYFPTQALNFAFKDYFKRLFNFKKDKDGYWKWFAGNLASGGAAGASSLLFVYSLDYARTRLANDAKAAKKGGQRQFNGIVDVYKKTVASDGVVGLYRGFNISCVGIIVYRGLYFGLYDSLKPVVLVDGLEDNFLASFLLGWGITIGAGLASYPIDTVRRRMMMTSGEAVKYTSSLQAFNQIVKKEGAKSLFKGAGANILRAVAGAGVLAGYDKLQLLVFGKKYGSGSG, encoded by the exons ATGAATAAACAAAGGCATCCATCGGTGTTTCAGAAGATTCGTGGACAAACCTCCTTGATTAGTACACTATCTCCAACTGTGCAACCTCGTAATCACAGCATCTCTGGAGCTTTTGTCAATGGAGGTTTGCAGAGTCTACTGCAGTCAACTAGTCATGGCACTTCTCTTATACCACGTGGCTCACTTCCCGTGCTTGCTCAAGCTCCTACCGAGAAAAGTAGCACTGGTTTCTTGATTGATTTCCTCATGGGAGGAGTCTCGGCTGCTGTTTCAAAGACTGCAGCCGCTCCTATCGAGCGTGTGAAGCTATTGATTCAGAACCAAGATGAAATGCTCAGAGCCGGGCGtctctctgaaccatacaaagGAATCACTGACTGTTTTACCCGGACAGTCAAAGACGAAGGCGTGCTTTCTCTTTGGAGAGGCAACACCGCCAATGTTCTCAGATACTTCCCCACTCAG GCTTTGAACTTTGCGTTCAAAGACTACTTCAAGCGACTGTTCAACTTCAAGAAAGACAAAGATGGATACTGGAAATGGTTTGCAGGGAACTTGGCGTCTGGTGGTGCAGCTGGTGCTTCATCTCTGCTTTTTGTCTACTCTTTGGATTACGCACGTACCCGTTTAGCCAACGATGCCAAAGCAGCCAAGAAAGGTGGTCAGAGGCAGTTTAATGGCATAGTTGACGTGTACAAGAAGACTGTAGCCTCTGATGGTGTTGTAGGACTATACCGCGGTTTCAACATCTCATGTGTTGGAATCATCGTGTACCGTGGGCTCTACTTTGGATTGTATGATTCCTTGAAGCCTGTAGTTCTTGTTGATGGTCTCGAG GATAACTTTTTGGCGAGTTTCTTGTTGGGATGGGGAATCACCATTGGAGCTGGACTGGCGTCATACCCGATAGACACGGTGCGAAGAAGAATGATGATGACATCAGGTGAAGCAGTGAAGTACACGAGCTCTCTTCAGGCCTTTAATCAGATTGTTAAGAAAGAAGGAGCCAAGTCGCTTTTCAAAGGTGCAGGTGCCAACATCCTCCGTGCTGTTGCAGGGGCCGGTGTACTCGCTGGCTATGACAAGCTCCAGCTCCTTGTGTTTGGCAAGAAGTACGGCTCTGGTAGTGGCTAA
- the LOC103834763 gene encoding transmembrane E3 ubiquitin-protein ligase FLY1 gives MKKRQHLGVLGLGFVEFQIIFLLSIWLAFPQQATGLRPIREKARTWSDEWLFGRKQVPEGGRFSAWNITGTYRGNWKFLDSLNSSSKFQDFQKSNGNSVVELVAVPTKITGVHYVQGVVLFHDVFDNEQNLGGAQISLEGVYIWPFRQLRLVANSGKESDAGQDENNLLSNPYHLLGIFSSQVFQESTRDRILQRKISPRNEMDKHCNIEIAAQISRVASSDNNGDKSYYHMEGLMESPGVGDDGDCFSPLFLNATSVNVEVYYNKAVNYTLMVTFVSFLQVLLLIRQMEHGNTQSGAAKVSIVMIGHQAIMDAYLCLLHLTAGILVESLFNAFATAAFFKFVVFSIFEMRYLLAIWKATRPSISGEGWETMRRELSFLYSRFYGILLGGILIMYELHNYMRPILLLMYSFWIPQIVTNVIRDSRKPLHPYYIVGMTATRLAIPLYVFGCPHNFMRIVPSKAWCVFLCTFMGLQAVILLLQHYFGSRCFVPRQMLPEKYNYHRRFNQDVSRNTDCVICMTAINLRQRTSDFMVTPCEHFFHTGCLQRWMDIKMECPTCRRSLPPA, from the exons ATGAAGAAGCGTCAACATTTGGGGGTTTTGGGATTAGGGTTCGTCGAATTTCAGATCATCTTCTTGTTATCGATTTGGTTGGCGTTTCCGCAGCAAGCTACGGGGCTTAGACCCATTAGGGAGAAAGCTCGAACATGGAGCGACGAG TGGCTCTTTGGTAGGAAACAAGTACCTGAAGGAGGACGGTTCTCCGCATGGAACATAACAGGAACATATAGAG GGAATTGGAAGTTTCTGGATTCATTAAATAGCTCTTCGAAGTTTCAAGACTTCCAGAAATCAAATGGTAATTCTGTGGTTGAGTTAGTGGCTGTTCCAACAAAGATAACCGGTGTGCACTATGTTCAG GGTGTGGTTTTATTCCATGACGTATTTGACAATGAACAAAATTTGGGTGGTGCCCAAATAAGTCTGGAAGGTGTATATATATGGCCCTTTAGACAACTTCGCCTTGTGGCCAACAG TGGCAAGGAGAGTGATGCAGGGCAAGATGAGAATAATCTTCTCTCAAATCCCTATCATCTG CTTGGAATCTTTTCCTCGCAAGTGTTTCAAGAATCTACAAGAGACAGAATACTGCAACGGAAGATTT CGCCAAGAAATGAGATGGATAAGCACTGTAACATCGAAATAGCAGCGCAGATATCCCGTGTGGCTTCTAGTGACAACA ATGGAGACAAAAGTTATTATCACATGGAAGGATTGATGGAAAGTCCTGGGGTAGGCGATGACGGAGATTGTTTCTCGCCTTTGTTCCTGAATGCAACTTCTGTGAATGTCGAGGTCTACTACAACAAAGCTGTGAACTATACACTGATGGTCACTTTT GTCTCTTTCCTCCAGGTTCTTTTGTTGATCCGGCAAATGGAGCACGGTAACACACAATCT GGTGCTGCCAAGGTATCCATTGTAATGATCGGACATCAAGCAATCATGGATGCTTACTTATGCCTTTTACATCTCACTGCTGGGATATTAGTTG AATCTCTATTTAATGCATTTGCAACCGCCGCGTTCTTCAAATTCGTAGTCTTTTCGATTTTCGAGATGAGATATCTTCTGGCTATATGGAAAGCAACCAGGCCTTCAATCAGCGGAGAAGGCTGGGAGACAATGAGGCGTGAACTCTCCTTTCTCTACAGCCGTTTCT ATGGGATTCTACTTGGAGGGATATTGATAATGTACGAGCTCCACAACTACATGCGGCCGATTCTTCTTCTCATGTACTCATTTTGGATACCACAGATAGTCACCAACGTCATCCGGGATTCAAGAAAGCCCCTGCACCCGTATTACATCGTGGGCATGACTGCCACACGGTTAGCTATACCGTTGTATGTTTTTGGATGCCCACACAACTTCATGCGTATAGTGCCTAGCAAGGCCTGGTGCGTGTTCTTGTGCACGTTCATGGGGTTGCAAGCtgtcattcttcttcttcagcattACTTTGGTTCACGTTGCTTTGTTCCCCGTCAG ATGCTACCAGAGAAATACAACTACCACAGGAGATTTAATCAGGACGTAAGCCGCAACACTGATTGTGTCATCTGCATGACTGCTATCAATCTCAGACAGCGTACCAGTGATTTCATG GTAACTCCATGTGAACATTTCTTCCACACGGGATGCTTACAGAGATGGATGGATATAAAGATGGAGTGCCCGACTTGTCGGCGTTCCCTTCCTCCAGCTTAA